The window gccggcCACACCCTCACGGCTGTCTGTGCCCTCGGCAGGCCCTCCGGGGTCGAGGTCAGGTTGGGGACATCAGGAACGTGAGCTCTGCCACATAGGCAGGTGGACAGGGAGGCCAGGTCGTGAAGCTGTGCTCACCGGGCACCGTGAAGTCCTGAGTGTAGATGATGTCATCCTCGATATCGAACAGGTCCTCATCCCCGTTGTCATCAGCACAGCCGTGCAGGTCCTCCAGGTAGGGCACCACCGTCATGCCACGCCAGCGGTCTTTGCAGTCCGTGCTCGGCGGGATGGGCACCAGCTCCTCAGCTGGCGGGTGCTTCTTCCGGAACCAGCTGTGGAAGTCAGCAAGTCAGGACGGCCCGGAGGCTCGCCCAGTTCCCTACAGAGGTCTCGACCTCAGGGCCCACCCCTAAAATCTgtatggggagggggagggcgggcaggagagggagggccaGAAAGGCCCCTGGCACCCCAGACCCcacatcccaccccccccaaccccatcatGCACACCCCTGCACCCCCAGAACCTCCCCATTTACTCCCACCACGAGGACCCCGACCCCCCCGCAGCTGGGCCCCACACGGACACTCACCTGTGTTGTCTGATCTGCTGTATGGAGAACCTCCTGGCTGGCTCGTATTCCAGCATCCCTGACGGAAGACCAGCAGGCCGTGGGGAGTCAGCGCTCGGCACgtggcccagccctgccccgagTCGGCCTGTGCATAGAGGGCGCCCCCAGGAGGAGGCTGCACTGGCATGGGGGAGTGGAGCCTCAGCTCAGAGTGCTCCAGGCATTCCACCCCCCACACTGCAGTCCCCCACGAGCCCGGCCTCCACCAACAGGGCGGACCCGGGCACGGGGTGAAGACGCAGAGCCCTGACTGTGTGGAGACGAGGCCCTGCGGCCCCAGCAGGCTGCGCGGCAGCAGGAGCAAAGCCACGGGCAGTGGGCATGGTTGGGCAGACAGCCGAAGGGCAGCAAATGCATTTCACGCTGACGCCAGAGCTGCTGGGAAGCAGGACAGTCCCAGCCCAGTGACGCACAGCCTGTCCACATGCTGGAGGACGATGAAGCACCCGGGCCTGCTCTCTGCCTTGTTCATGCGAGGGCCCGGCCCCAGGGGCAGATCCTGCCCCAGAGCCCACAGCTTCTGCCTCCGGCTTCCCCACGGGAGGGTGGAGCTCCACACGCGTCATGCAAGGGAGGGGTTGGGGTGCTGCGGCTCTGAGAGCTCCGCACGGCACCCACTTGGAGGGAACGCCCACTGTTCCCAGGAAACCTGTGGCGATTTGGAGCTGGGAGCTCAAAAAGCTGAAGGTCTGAATGGGGCCAAAGAGGCGGTAAGACCATGGGTCATGGCCTCAGTACTCAGGGTGCAGGCAGGGAGGACGGCCACCAGGCCTTGGGGCCAGGACGGTGTTCTAGGGAACACAGGGAGCCACCCCACCAGTCCTGGCTACGGGAAGAGCCTCTGGAGCACGCACCCCCagcgcaaaggccctgaggcaggcttGGGTGAGGGGGATGCACAGACCATGAGCCCTGCCTGGCCACCTCGGCCTTGGGGCAAATGctgtggaggaggtgagggacAGGGCTGCCTGCCTGGATCTGGGGACAGGGACCCTGACGCCCTCTGCTATCTAGGTCATCAGCCCAACAGGGGCCGTCTCAAGCactgagaagaggaagagcagtAATGGACTGAGCGAACAAAGCCTCATTTAGAGGACACACCAGCCAGCCGGCGCCTGTCAGGACAGCGAGCCCCATCTGCCCTTGTAGCCGTCTCTGCAGTGAACCCCAtcggggggcggcggggcggtTCTGGGCACACTCGAGGACAGGGCCAGCTGACTTCACAACCCTCCCAGGGAGTGCCTGAGAACTTCCAAGCACTTGAAGGCCAGGTCGGAGCAGCGGGAGGGCTGGGCCACAGCCCGCAGCGCGAGTGAGGCAGGACTGCACCCACCCAGCCATCTTTGAGGGTCccggggaggggatggggtgctGCCAATGCGGGCCTGTGCCCGGGGGTGGAGTCCAGCTGCTGCAGACCAGCAAGCCATCTTGAGCTCTACTTCACTCTCCCCAAAACTTAAAAACCAGCCCGACCCTGCTGTTAGAAAATAAGCACTCTTGGGATCGCGGAATCTCTGTCTCCACCGTAAGTCACGTGCAGCCTAGAAAGGGCCCGGGTGCAGTCCGTTCCACCCCAGAGCAGAAGCCGAGGCAGCACCTCCGCGAGGACTCCCAAGTCCCGGGGACGTGTGGGGCGATGCTCTGCGCCTGCTCTGTCATCAGAACAGGCTCCCGCCCAACGCCAGGATGTCAGCTCTGGCCGCCCCCAGCAGTCCACACCTGGTGGGCCCACCCCGGACGGGCCGGCGGCTGCACGGCGCCACCTGCTGCTCAGCCTGCGACACGCAGCAGGAAGAGACCCAAGGGCCCGGCTGGGGCGCCCAGGCTACTTccctctggggggcgggggttgcAAGAGGGCGGAGCAAAGGCCCAAAGCAAACAGTAGGGCCGCGGATGCCGGCCCCAGCCTCAGCTGCTCTCCACTAACCGGGCCCATTCCTGGGCGGcgtggggcggggcagggggccgCAGAGAGGAGGCCCAGCTCTCCAGAGGCCCGTGGTGGGTACAACACCCCTAGGACCCCCATCACCCCCTGGCAGCCCATGCCCGACACGTCCAGCCCAGGTGCCGTCCCGAGGGCCTCACCTCTCAGCAAGTCCGAGAGCGGGGGGCCGCAGTCACCCGGGATCGTGTAGTCTCCCTTCCCGATGTTCTCAAACAACTTGTAGATGTTGTCCCCCTCAAACGGGTACAGGCCTGTCGTGATGTTATAGCTTCGCCCCGGCGGGAAGGAGAGAGGCCCCGTCAGTTGGGGCTTCTCCTGGAGCCCCGGCCTGGAACCAGCCTGGCACAGGAGCCCTAAACCACCCTCACCTGTGGGGCCTCATACCGGGCGACAGGAATGCTCTGGAATAGATGGTGGTGGGGGATGCACCACTCTGAAAATACCAAAACCCACTGCATCGTAGGTCTTAAAAGGGTGCATCTTGTGGTATGTgaattctctctcaataaaataaaataggggcacctgagtggctcagtcggttaagcgtccgacaaCTGATCTCAtcctcgggtcttgatctcagggtcgctgAGTCCAAGCCCTGCGCCGGGCTCCAcaatgcccagtgtggagcctacaaccaaccaatcaaccaaataaaaataaaaataaaatggaccaCCGACGCCAGCCAGCAGCTGCCCTGCAGGCGGGGCCAGGACGGAAGGTTCTGGACGGCGCTGGTCAGTGCGTGGCCTAGGCCTGTGCATCTCTGCGGCGCACACCCCACCTCGGGAGGGAAGAGGGTCCCACAGAACACCGCAGCCCACTCAACATGGCTCACGCACGAGTGCTCAGGGCTGTGCCCTGCTGGATGGGAAAGCAGAATCCGTGTGGGGGGCACCTAACGGCTGAGCAACACTCCAACCTGCCACGTAAACCAGTGGGAAGAAGACCAGGACGAGCCCTCAGCAACCAAGCGGAAGGCGGGGGCGGCCCAAGGAGGACGGCCAGTCTGTGTGCATGCCCCCACACCAGGTCTCTGACCCTGAGAACCCCACAAGGTGGGAAGCAGTCCCATGTGCTCCTACCCACAGGGGGCTCCGAATCTTGGCTCCACCGTCTGTCTGACACTCTGGCCACCCCGGCATACCCCAGAATGGCGTCTGGGGGACCCACTAAGAGGGGCAGGTTCTAGAAGCCTGGAGCCCAAAGCGGGTGCCTGAGTCCTCGGTGGGCAAAGGAGgggcctctgggggaggggggcagagcagggggaCCAGAGCCCCTGGGCACTTACAGAGTGACCCCAGCTGACCAGATGTCCACCTTAAAGCCAGAGAAGGTGTCCAAGCCATTGGCAATCTCAGGAGGCTGGAACGCTGGGGAGCCCTGGCTCGTCCGGCACGTGTCGTCCTCGGCAAAGGGGTGCAGGGCCTGCGGCAGCAGCGGGTGGCCCTCAGGGAGCAGCCCTGCGGGGCCGCGCCCGCCCCCCGTGCCGAATGGCGGGCACCTACCTCAGCCACACCCAGGTCGGAGATCTTGAGCGTACCACCGGTGGTGAGCAGCAGGTTGCCCGGCTTGATGTCCTTGTGCACGATGCCCTGGCTGTGCAGGTACTCCAGGCCGTCTACCAGCTGGCAGAAGTACCTGCGGGGGCGGGACCTCCGTAACCTGCCCCGCTGAAGGTGCCGTCTCGTCCACCGGGGCCCCCTTGGCACAGCAGCCACCTGGGGTCAACCCAGCAGGACCAAAGACGGGAGTCCTTGCAAGCGATCCCTGCCCCACGAGGCCTGTGGACCGCTCCAACCTGAGCCacctggggaaggcagaggagggctCCCCGGCCCCCAGCGGCTCCCCCCACCCAGGCCGCCCTTCGTCACGCTCCCCATGAGCCCAGCGGCCGTGCTGGGTCCTCCAATCGGTCTGGCTTCGACCTGACCATGTCTCCTCCCTGGTAGTGCCCCCCAGGGCTGGGGACGCttgaccaccccccaccccccacccccaggagggcCAGCTGGCCTGTGGCAGCTCAGGGACTTCTCAGGGACTCCTCAGGGACCAAGAGGTCTCACAGCCTGAGGCAGGGGGCACGCGGGGCAGGGAGGTATGCGAAGGGGCTGCAGCAGCTGGGCTGAGCGTGCTGCACACTGAGCCCCCAAAGCTGAGGCTTAAAACACACCGGAGCTTTCATGTCACTGGTGATCAGAAAACctgtttgaggggcacctgggtggtgcagtcggttagctgtctgactcttggtttcggctcaagtagtgttctcagggtcgtgaaatgaagccccacgctgggtgccgcactcagcagggagtctgcctgagattctctctccctctgcccctcccccgacctgctctctctctctctctctctctctctctctctctctgtcccccccaccccactctcactctcggggggaaaaaaaaggaaaaagaaaaagaacctcaTTTGAACATGGGACTGGATCCTTGAAGCCCATGGGCTGGTGGGCAACCCcgcaggagggaggggtggccGTGGGGCCCCGGCAGCAGGCACTTACCCATGGGCCTGGCACACGGGGAAGCGCTTCTCCGGCACACTGTCCAGCATCTCCTGCATGCCACACACGCAGTACTCCATCACCATATACGTGCGGTGCTAAGGAAACCATGGACTGGCAGAGACCCCCGCCCCAGGCAGGGCCTATCCCCAGGGAACAGATGGCGGATGCTCgtggggagggcctgggggagAAGACCCCGACCGCATCTGATGACTGTATTAACAAAGATAAGCAGGAGCACccaaagacaacaaaaagacCAGAGGGATTACAGGGCCTGTAGGGCATCTCTGCCCCTGCACTGACCCTCCCAGAGTCAATTCATAGAGATCTGTGGCCACCTCGTCTGGGCTCAGTGCCCCAGACCGACAAGAAGCCCTCCCCAGGCATTCAACACCCTGAGgagctccagccccacccccagccccagaggaGGTGAGGAGACAAAGCTTGCAGgacaggagggagaggcaggtgggaCGAGGGCATGCAGACCGATGGGAAACACAGGAGGACGAGGGGCTCCGAGCGGGAAGAGGATGGGGCCTCGGAGCCAGGGGGATGAAGGCCTGGGGCGGCTGGGCCACACTGGAAGTGGCTGAGTGTCTCAGGCCAGCAGGGGAGAAGGACAAAGCCCCCACTGTGTCTCCAGCGGAGGTGGCCGCGAGAGCAAGCTGGACAGGAGCCGCCTGCTGGAAACCCCATCACCCCATGCCCAGCACTTCCGTGGGAAGGCGGCAGCCCCCCGGCTAGACCTAGGGCCCCCATACGCCTGCTCCCTAGACCTGGAGCTGGCCAGAGCCACACCACCCTGAGGAGTTGGAGCCCATCCCCAGAGAGTAAAGGGCAAAAGCCAAGGACACTCCCAGGGAAGCATTCCTGCAGAATGATACACTCCCCACCCCACGTCCTACCCCAAACAGAGTGGCCCTGAAGGGCAAGACGGGGGCCTGAATGCCAGAGGCAAGGAGAGCCCTCGCCACGAGGCCCCCCAGACCCAGGGTCACCCAGACCCAGCACTCCCACTCTGGGGCACAGGGTAAAGGGAGGAGCCCAGCATCCACACGAGTGAAGGAAGTCTGAGACACCATGGGGACCCGGCAGGTGACCCAATGGTACTAGGTGCAGAAGGCCAACCACGGCCTGGGGCTGGCGCTGCCTCAGGAGCTCCTGGGCCGGCTAGTCTACCAGCCAGAGTCACAGAGGGGTGCGTGGAGGGTCAGGAGACAGCACCCTGAGCCCTACCCCCTACTCCCCTCCAGCGTGGCCCTGACCTGGCGCTCTGGCAGATCAGCTGCCACAAGGATatattttctgcttctcttcatTGTATAACACATCCACCAGCTGGATGACGTTTTTGTGCCGTAATCTCCTCAGAAGTTGGATTTCcctaaagacagaaaacagaggcATCAGCCGACCCGCCAGTGAGAATGGCTGGTACCATGTTTGTTCAGAAACCCTGCTCGCTCTGCTTAGTAAGAAGGGAGAGCTCGCCCTCTGGGTGCCGTGCAGAGGACACCCCAGGCTCTGAGGCGGGCAGGCACCGGGAGAACCAGGAGAGGCTTCTCTGCTGCCCCTTCCAAGCGAGCAGCTCCATCCAGTGACAGCAAGAGGGTCTCCCCGAGTCTGGGGAACTTCGACAGGGACAATGCAATCAGGatgctttttaaacattttaacggggggtggctcagttggtgaagcatctgccttcggctcaggtcatgatcccgaggtcctgggatcgagccccgcattgggctccctgctcggcgggaagcctgcttctccctctcccactccccctgcttatgttccctctctcaccgtgtctctctgtcaaataaataaatacataatcttaaaaaaaataaacattttttttttttaagattttatttatttatttgagaaagagaatgagaaagagagagcacaagaggggggagggtcagagggagaaacagactccccgctgagcagggagcctgatgtgggactcgatcccgggactccaggatcatgacctgagctaaaggcagtcgcttaaccaactgagccacccaggcgccccccaaaaataaacattttaatgggacagtttttctttataaaagaccACAGCGATGTGGCATAAGGACAGCAGGTCAAGTGTGgagtgagcacctactacgtgcagGAGCTGGGGCTCAGTTACCCAGGAAGGCCGGGCCACCCCGGCATCCCCGCTGTGCCTCTCTGTAGGAACAAAGCCCCAGGCAACGCACCACAGCTGGACCCATGTCTCCACGAGgactcccttcctctccttctccctggtACCCCACAGCCCTGCAGGAAGGATGGAGAGCCCTTCCCACAAGAGCCCTGGAGACCTCAGCTGCTGCAGCCCAGGTATGGCGAGAAAGTagccccaccagccccaccagAATGGCTGCCACGGCACAGCCGCCCACCTGGCACCAAGCTCGCCCACGGGCCCACGCCCAGCGCCGCCTGCTCCGCAGATGGCCACCTGATGCTTCACCCGTCCAGGGTCTGAGCAGCAGAGAGGCCCACACAGCTAGCAGGTGTTGGGGGAGGGTTTGGTCGAGTTACCAGCAGAAGCAGCAACTCCACAGCAGGTAGGCGCCCGCGACAGCTGGAGCACGTCCACACAGAAAGACGCATGAGCATGTTCACGGCAGCACGATCCACAGAAGCCCCGAAGTGGGAACAGCCCCAGTGTCCACGGGCAGGCGGACGGGCAAACACATCGTGTCCCCCACACATGGGAGCGTCCCGCGGCTGCAAACAGGAGTGAGGCACCCACACGCTGCCCCGGGGATGGACCccgagcccacgacgctcaggcagggagccagacatggaaGGCCACGCagggtgtgagtccacgtgggtgacacgtccagaacaggctcatccacggacgggaagggggcttgtgggggcggggggctgggggggatgggggtgaCAGCTAATGGGGGTGGTGTTGCTTTTGgggagatggaatgttctggaataaGATAAAGGGGATCCCTAGGAATACACTAAATGCCACCAAATTGTATGATTATGAATAACGtgtcaataaagttttttaaGAAGTCCTCACCAGGAAGCCCAAGCATGGGACCTAAGAACAGCTGGGCAGGGGAGGCCCTCTCCTCCTGAGACTGAGGTCACATCCGTCCCACTGTCCAGGCTCTGGGAAAAGGCTGCCTCTTCCAGGAGGCCCTTCCTGACAGCCACCCCCTCCCAGTGCATGAATCCTGGGCCCGACACCACTCACCCTCCTGGGTGCGGGCCCTCTCTAGGACCGTGAAGCCTGCACCCCCCAGCAGCTATGGCCATACAGCTGCCAGGGCCCCAGAAATGGCATCTGtgcacagcccccaccccagactgCAGACCCCAGACCCACAGCCCGGGAGGCCATCAACTTGCAGAACAAAGACAGCCTTGCGGCCACCTTCCCAGAAACTCACCAACAGAAACCCGTTCCCACCCCTACCAGAGGGCTCCGGGTGCAACAAGAATTCTACTCCGGTTTTCCCTGTTGCTCAGATGGTGCCCTAACCATCTGACTCCTGAGCTCCCGGGATGCCACACACACTTCACTACACACACTGAGTGGGGGTGACTCACAGACCCTGGGGTCGCCCTGGTTTGTCCCTCTGACGCCTGGGGGGTTACTCTGCTGTCCAGCATGAGCAGGGGTCAGaccattatattttccaaataattaatGCAGAGTTTGTCCCCCTTGGCCCTGCTGACACTCTGGGCAGGTCACTCTCTGTGGGAGCCTCCTGGGCACtgtggtgggggggcagcagcatccctggccctcACCCCCTCAGTGGCAGGAGTAACCCCAGTCCTGATGACCACAGACATCTCCAGACATAGCCCACTGTCCTCTGGGGGCGGGACAGTGTCGGGTGAGAGTTCTGCGTAGGATCAAGAAGGTCCCTGATGGGTTGAAGCAGATCCTGGAGCAGATCCTGGAGCCTCTGGACCAGTGCAAGTCGTCCCTGGAACCCAggccccaccttcctccctcgctccttcctccacccctcccccacccaaaccATCCCGTTGCCCTGACTCTCCCGCCCTGCGCCCAGTGCCCAGAGCTCACCTATGACCCAGAGACTCTCCATGCAATCGCCCGTCACACTCCATTTCCACCTGACAGATGGTGGTGGCAGCAACACCCGTCTCCATGGCCTGGCCCCCAGTCAGCCCCCAGCCAGCGGCCGTGGGCATCACCACCACGTGCTGCCCGGTGGGAGTGCAGAGCAGCGCCTCTCGGAGACCACCGTCCAGCACCTGCTGTCCACCAGTCAGGCCGACACCCATGAGCCACCTGGTCAGCAGCCAGGCCGGGGAGGCAGCTGCGTGGGCGCCTGTCACGGGTCTGCGGCCAGGGCGGATTCAGCAAAGGCACGGGAGTGAGAAAGCCCCAGAGGAGAAGGCCATCCACACAGGCCGCGAGCTAGATTAGCAAGCCCTGCAGGGCCAGCCTCAGAGACAGAACCCAACTCCTCTGAGCTCTAGCTTCCTGGGACAGCACACAGGACTGGGAACTGTCCACCCAGCATCGGAATGAGGCTCCCTGACACGCTGGGACAGCTCAGGTCAGCTGACGGCAGCCTGGGGAGCCAGAAGCTTCCTTGAGCCGTCCACACCAACCTCCCGACCTCAGGGCGCTTTTCTTCTTCATCGAAAGAGATCACTTGAGGTGCAACACAAGTAAAACCATGTGTTGACGGGGCGCCCAGccagctcagtcggtagagcacgggGCTCTTGACCTCAGGGAGGTGAGTTCAGGCCCcccactgggcgtggagcctacttagaaaactaaataaaataaaataaaaattacaaagataaaaacaaaacacacgtGTTGGGACAAGGACGCCTTTCCTCTATCCAGCTGAATGGCAGCCACCTGTGGACGCAGGTGCCGAGGAAGCGGGACTGGAGAGTTTACAGCTGAGCTCCATGAGCCTCTGGTGACCCGTGCCTGCGACCACACTTCTAAACTCCCAACACAGCCAGCCAACAAAACTGCACGGCAGCTCTGGGGGCAGGGGCCCCACTGCTCTGCATTCTCTTCTCCTGTCTCCCCCTTCGCCCACTGCCGTCAGGATGAAACCACCACCAAATAAACGTTCATCCTCTGTGACAAGTTCATGTCGGGAACTCCAAACCAAGGCAGAGGGCAGCACCCCTTCCTCTGCAACGGAACAGCTCAACACTCCTATTCCATTGCCTGTAAAGTATGTTCTTCAAAAAAAAGGCCCCACTCTAACAGAACCAGGCTGACCCACCACGGGTGTGCTGGGTAACTGTGATCACAGCATCGTGTGTAAGCGCGTAAGCCACCTTCTCCACACCAGAAGAGAACGGGCACAACGCCAGGATCTAACAGAAGGGGCGGTGGGAGCCACGCGCACTGAACTTCGCCAGAGAGAACGCGGGAGGAGGGTGCACCCAGCCACTTGCCCAGTGACCTCCAGGGTGTACTGAAAGCTTTCTACCACCTCTGTGTTTTCAATGTCTCCTACAAGTTATATCTCGGgtccaaaaacaagaaaaaacaatgttTAACGAAAAAGGAAAAGCGAGGAGCTCAGCCAGGATGCAGGAAGTGAAGGCAGAGGAAATGGTGCCTTCCGGCCCGCCTCCCCCACAGGGGCTCCGCGCTGCGGTCActaacagcccccccccccccccccccccccgctgcctgGGACCTGCCCAGGGTTGCAGCCTAACCAAGTGGACTGCTTATTAGTTCACTTGTTGATTAACCACAAGAAAACCTGAATGGGGGTCATAAAGCCATTCAAGCTTACCGAGAAATACAAAGCTGCCTCCACGGTCAGGTCagcccaaaacaaaacacacagggACAGGCCCATGGCCACTGCCCTGAGAAGCATCAGCTCCACGCATGCCGGAGTgagactgagccgcccagggaACTCCCCACAGGTCAGGGCCCTGCAGACAAAGAAGAGTCCGCGGGGTGCCCAAGGGGCGGGCCAGGGGCAATGGCAGCCCTGGAGGAGGGACACTGAGCACGATCCCCCTCACCTTAGCCCCTCTGCTGATGCTTCTAAACATATGACCCGAGACCCTCAGAGGTCCAGGAAGGAGACTCAAACAAGAGAAATTGCTAAAAGTGCAGCTCAACACAAATACTTGTCCACACGTCTCCAGCAGCATGACTCATAAAAGTGGATACAACCCAAAGACCCATCAGTGGGTAAACGGACAAACAAAACATGTCCACCCACACACAGGAGCGTCCCGTGGCCGCGGTGCCCCGGGGACGGACCCCGAGCCCACaacgctcagggagggaaccagacacggaaggccacacggggtgtgagtccacgtgggtgacacgtccagCACAGGCTCATCCACAGACGGGAAAGGGGCTcgtgggggccgggggctggggaggatggggggtgACCGCTGATGGGGTGGTGTTTCTTTTTGGGGAGCTGAAATGTTCTGCAGTTAGGCAGTGTTGAGTTTCACAACCCGGTTATTGCCACTGAAATACACCTTAACACTACGAAGTCTGGTATGTGAGTTATGTATCGATAAAGCTGTTGCAAGAATAAACTACAGTTCGGCCACATGGTGGATCCAGGATAAAGGGCAGCTTCTGCAGCGTTCCATACACTCCCAGGACTGGCACACATCCCGACGGCCCCCAGAGCCCAGTGTGGCCCCAAGCTCTACATTTCAGAATCAGCGCCCCACCCACACCCCTGAGAGGGAAAGACCAGACACCAGGGACCTTCACTGTGGGTGAGCTGCCCCACCCTCCTGCTGCCAGCTCTGGCGGCCAGCCAGCCTGGGCGCACAGTGGAACCCTTCCCAATACgaggcggggggagggacagataCCGTAGAGGCCACTTGG of the Halichoerus grypus chromosome 1, mHalGry1.hap1.1, whole genome shotgun sequence genome contains:
- the STK11 gene encoding serine/threonine-protein kinase STK11 isoform X2 encodes the protein MRRPDPKLRGGQAPRLATLRTLGCRGSGPGAPLELTTSTIVSFRRRVFSFFFFLSFFFFAFLLIFGFGFFFCILFFFFEKGILGGQKEEPCVPGAIDKGPPARVGGVGSRMDVADPQQLGMFTEGELMSVGMDTFIHRIDSTEVIYQPRRKRAKLIGKYLMGDLLGEGSYGKVKEVLDSETLCRRAVKILKKKKLRRIPNGEANVKKEIQLLRRLRHKNVIQLVDVLYNEEKQKMYMVMEYCVCGMQEMLDSVPEKRFPVCQAHGYFCQLVDGLEYLHSQGIVHKDIKPGNLLLTTGGTLKISDLGVAEALHPFAEDDTCRTSQGSPAFQPPEIANGLDTFSGFKVDIWSAGVTLYNITTGLYPFEGDNIYKLFENIGKGDYTIPGDCGPPLSDLLRGMLEYEPARRFSIQQIRQHSWFRKKHPPAEELVPIPPSTDCKDRWRGMTVVPYLEDLHGCADDNGDEDLFDIEDDIIYTQDFTVPGQVPEEEAGQNGQSRGPPKVVCMNGTESAQLSTKSKVERRASAVSNPTRKACSASSKIRRLSACKQQ